The Astyanax mexicanus isolate ESR-SI-001 chromosome 7, AstMex3_surface, whole genome shotgun sequence genome has a window encoding:
- the anp32b gene encoding acidic leucine-rich nuclear phosphoprotein 32 family member B isoform X2, with protein sequence MDMKKRIHLELRNRTPSDVRELVLDNCRSNEGKIEGLTAEFVNLEFLSLINVGLISVSNLPKLGKLKKLELSDNRISGSLDVLAEKLPNLTHLNLSGNKLKDISTLEPLKKLDHLKSLDLFNCEVTNLNDYRESVFKLLPQLTYLDGYDMEDREASDSDGEVDGDGVDDDDDEEGEGEEDEDGEEEDFDEEDDDEDEDEDEVEGEEDDEDVSGEDEEEDFGQDGEVEDEDDDDDDDDEDDEAAPKGEKRKREADDEDDDDDEDDD encoded by the exons gTACGAGAGCTCGTCCTTGATAACTGCAGATCGAATGAGGGGAAAATCGAAGGCCTCACAGCAGAATTTGTCAATCTCGAATTTCTCAGTTTGATAAATGTTGGTTTAATCTCAGTGTCGAACCTCCCTAAGCTTGGAAAACTCAAAAAG TTGGAGCTCAGCGACAACAGAATTTCCGGCAGCCTCGACGTTTTAGCAGAAAAGCTCCCAAACCTCACACATCTAAACCTGAGCGGAAACAAACTGAAAGACATCAGCACGTTGGAACCTTTG AAAAAACTCGACCACCTGAAGAGTCTCGATCTTTTCAACTGTGAAGTGACGAATCTGAATGATTACCGGGAGAGCGTCTTTAAGCTGCTGCCGCAGCTAACGTACCTGGACGGATACGACATGGAGGACCGTGAGGCGTCTGACTCGGACGGGGAAGTGGACGGAGACGGGGTGGACGATGACGATGATGAAG AGGGTGAGGGAGAGGAGGACGAGGATGGTGAGGAGGAAGACTTTgatgaggaagatgatgatgaagacgaAGACGAGGATGAGGTAGAAGGAGAGGAAGATGATGAAGACGTCAGTGGCGAGGATGAG GAGGAAGACTTTGGTCAGGACGGAGAGGTAGAAGATGAAGACGATGATGACGACGACGATGATGAAG ATGATGAAGCCGCTCCGAAAGGAGAGAAGAGAAAACGAGAAGCGGACGACGAAGATGACGACGACGATGAGGACGACGACTAA
- the anp32b gene encoding acidic leucine-rich nuclear phosphoprotein 32 family member B isoform X1, whose protein sequence is MDMKKRIHLELRNRTPSDVRELVLDNCRSNEGKIEGLTAEFVNLEFLSLINVGLISVSNLPKLGKLKKLELSDNRISGSLDVLAEKLPNLTHLNLSGNKLKDISTLEPLKKLDHLKSLDLFNCEVTNLNDYRESVFKLLPQLTYLDGYDMEDREASDSDGEVDGDGVDDDDDEEGEGEEDEDGEEEDFDEEDDDEDEDEDEVEGEEDDEDVSGEDEEEDFGQDGEVEDEDDDDDDDDEEDDEAAPKGEKRKREADDEDDDDDEDDD, encoded by the exons gTACGAGAGCTCGTCCTTGATAACTGCAGATCGAATGAGGGGAAAATCGAAGGCCTCACAGCAGAATTTGTCAATCTCGAATTTCTCAGTTTGATAAATGTTGGTTTAATCTCAGTGTCGAACCTCCCTAAGCTTGGAAAACTCAAAAAG TTGGAGCTCAGCGACAACAGAATTTCCGGCAGCCTCGACGTTTTAGCAGAAAAGCTCCCAAACCTCACACATCTAAACCTGAGCGGAAACAAACTGAAAGACATCAGCACGTTGGAACCTTTG AAAAAACTCGACCACCTGAAGAGTCTCGATCTTTTCAACTGTGAAGTGACGAATCTGAATGATTACCGGGAGAGCGTCTTTAAGCTGCTGCCGCAGCTAACGTACCTGGACGGATACGACATGGAGGACCGTGAGGCGTCTGACTCGGACGGGGAAGTGGACGGAGACGGGGTGGACGATGACGATGATGAAG AGGGTGAGGGAGAGGAGGACGAGGATGGTGAGGAGGAAGACTTTgatgaggaagatgatgatgaagacgaAGACGAGGATGAGGTAGAAGGAGAGGAAGATGATGAAGACGTCAGTGGCGAGGATGAG GAGGAAGACTTTGGTCAGGACGGAGAGGTAGAAGATGAAGACGATGATGACGACGACGATGATGAAG AAGATGATGAAGCCGCTCCGAAAGGAGAGAAGAGAAAACGAGAAGCGGACGACGAAGATGACGACGACGATGAGGACGACGACTAA